The DNA window ACTGTGACGAGACCTCTGAGAGGGGCTGCGATCGTCTGGACGACCTGACCGATGAGAACATCCCTTGAGGGAAGGTCCGCAAGTGCAAATATCTGAGCCTGGGTGAGGATCTTTCCGTCCAGGATCGCGGCTTTAACTACGAGAGCTTCGTTGCCTTTCTCTTTTGAGAAGTCGCGGATCGCTTTGGCGGTAGATGCAACATCACCGTAGGAAAGCACGTAACCGTTCGGGCCTGAGTCGAACTCAGAAGCGTGGTTAATGCCTGCCTCCGTAAAAGCTATGCGCATGAGGGTATTTTTGCATACCTTCATTTCACCGCCGGCTTCACGGATACGTCTGCGGCAGTCGCTGATCTTCTTGACTGTAAGTCCACGATACTCGGTGATGAAGACTGCGTTGCTCTTATTGAGCAGTTCGACCAGGGAATCGATCATTTCACGTTTTGCTTGTGTTGGCATTCAATTTCACCTCCTGTTGATTTTGTGATCGGATGCCGGCAATAAAAAAGGCTTCCGTCACCCAAGGGAGTCCGGAAGCCATAATACGTGTCTTAATAAAGTTACAGGAACACGGTTATCCTTCGCAGACCTCGGCAGGAAATTAAGCGCATGCGCACCTGCTGTCTTGAGTCTAAGCTGTGAGATTATACAATAAGGAATAATTTTTGTACAGCATCAAAATAACTGAAGTCCCATCACAAAAGGACAAAAGAAACGCAAAAGAAATATCAAAAATTGGCATACCCTGATCAGAGGCGCTATTTTTGAAAAAAAACGGTCATTCTGTGCTGCGTAGGCAAATTATGCTTAACTCAAAAAATTTTTTTACATTTCAGCGTGTTCTAATGTACAATTATCAGCGAATAATTCCCGTACAAATTACTATGGAGGAGCTACCCTATGAAAAGACTGTTTATCTTTATCCTCACATGCATCATTATCTCTTTTGCTTCATCATCCATGGCAAAACCTGTTGCTGAAGAGTTCCGGAACAATGAATATGACTATTCGTCAATAAAGACCGTTCTCGTTATGCCTGTGATGTATGAAATTACTATACCTCCCTCTGAACCATTCCTTGATGAATCGGTTCAGCAGAAATGGAGAGAGCTCACATCACAAGAAAAGAGCGGATTCAGCTTTCTTGTAAAGACCCCCGAACAGATCATCGAAAGGGATGATTTTGTCAAAGGGACCGGGCAGACAGAAAAATTGAGCAGGGACAAGGCTGCGGAGAAAGCCCTTACCCTCTCCCCGGAATACGCGGATGCGATCATGACTGCAACTGTTACAAAGTGTGCATACACAACTCTCCACCATCCACAGGAATTTGTCTGGGATACACGTTATGAGAACCGTTCTGTTTATGTCAACGGCAAATGGGAGACCAGGAGCGTCCCGATAAGATACCAGAAGATAAAACCAGCATGGGATGAGACGTTCGCAGTCGGAGCAGTTAGACTTGAGCTTCGCAGTTCAAAGGAGAACACCCTGATATACGGAGTTAACGTGAATGCCACCACTGCTGAAGACCTATTTACACCGCTTCCAACTCTCACAAAACATATTACAAACGTCGTCGAAAACACAGCCAAAAGAGTGCCTAAGAAATAATTTCCCTGCAAGGTTTTTATAAACATGGGCAAAAAAAGGGGGACGCTGATGCGTCCCCCTTAACTGCATGACCGGTAAAGGTCAAATTTATTCTGCTGCTGCTACGTCTTTCTGAGCCTGAACAGGGTCTATGGATATTCCTACACCCATAGTCGTTGCAAGCGTTACGGTCTTTACGTAAGTACCTTTTACAGCGGCCGGACGTGCCTTTATTATAGCCCTGAAAAGAGCCTTGACATTATTATCAAGGTTCTCGACCGGGAAAGAAGCTCTCCCGACTGCGTTATGCGTAATAGCTGTTTTGTCAACACGGAACTCGATACGGCCAGCTTTGATTTCCTTAACAGCACCGGCAACATCGAACGTAACTGTGTTTGCCTTTGCGCTAGGCATAAGTCCACGCGGTCCGAGGACTTTGCCGAGACGTCCGGCTGATTTCATTATGTCCGGTGTGGCGATAACTGCATCGAAATCCATTCTGCCTTCAGCGATCTCTTTTACAAGATCTTCGCCTCCGACGATGTCCGCGCCTGCATCCTGAGCTTCCTTCTGTTTGTCGCCGAGTGCAATGACACACACTTTCTTTGTGTGTCCTGTCCCGTGCGGAAGGACTATAGTGCTGCGCACCTGCTGGTCTGCATGGCGGGGATCTACGCCTAGACGAACATGGAGTTCGAGGCTCTCGTCGAATTTAGCAGTTGCACATTCCTTCGCTATTGCGACAGCCTCTGAAATTGAATACTGCTTTGAAAGATCGACTTTTTCGAGCAGTGCCTTATAGCGCTTACCTTTTTTTGACATTTTTATTCCTCCTAGTGGTAATGTCGGAAGAGTCTGAGTCTTCCTCCCACATCCCGGTTTTTACCGGGAAGTCCCTTTACGGTAATTCTAACCTACTACTTCGATGCCCATCGAACGGGCTGTCCCTTCGATCATCTGCATAGCCGCCTCAATGTCGTTCGCATTGAGATCCGGCATTTTAAGGGCAGCAATCTCCTGGACCTGCTTCTTTGTTATCTTTCCTACTTTATCCTTGTTGGGGACTGCTGATCCCTTTTCCTTGCCGGCTGCCTTCTTGATAAGAATGCTTGCCGGAGGAGTCTTAAGAATGAAAGAGAAGCTGCGGTCTGCGTAAACAGTTATTACGACCGGGATGATCATTCCTACTTTGTCTGCCGTCTTGGCATTGAATGCCTTGACGAATTCCATTATGTTGATGCCGCGCTGTCCGAGCGCAGGTCCCACCGGCGGTGCCGGTGTCGCCTTTCCTGCGGGAAGCTGCAGTTTAAGCTCCCCAATTACTTTCTTTGCCATAGTACATGTTACCTCCTTGGTTTTGCTGCTTATGTAAAAGCCCATTTAGGGCGATTATTCTTTTGTCAATGTGCGTAATGCGAAACGAGAGCTAAAACTATCTATGATCAGATCTTTTCAAGTTCAGTATAATCAGCTTCAACTGTGGTTTCACGTCCGAACACTGATACGCTGAATTTGATCTTGCCCTTGTCAGCGTCGATCTCTACAACAGGACCTGCCTGTCCTGCAAACGGTCCGCTCTTGACCTGGATCGTATCTCCTACCTGGAAATCGACCTCAATCTTCGGCTTGGCCTCTTTGCCTAGCTTGTTCATTATCTCCTCTACCTCTTTGGGGGTAAGGGGGATAGGATGGTTTCCTGATCCGACAAATCCCGTCACTCCGG is part of the Synergistetes bacterium HGW-Synergistetes-1 genome and encodes:
- the rplJ gene encoding 50S ribosomal protein L10 encodes the protein MPTQAKREMIDSLVELLNKSNAVFITEYRGLTVKKISDCRRRIREAGGEMKVCKNTLMRIAFTEAGINHASEFDSGPNGYVLSYGDVASTAKAIRDFSKEKGNEALVVKAAILDGKILTQAQIFALADLPSRDVLIGQVVQTIAAPLRGLVTVLSGPARGLVTCLSQIKDKKEAA
- a CDS encoding 50S ribosomal protein L1: MSKKGKRYKALLEKVDLSKQYSISEAVAIAKECATAKFDESLELHVRLGVDPRHADQQVRSTIVLPHGTGHTKKVCVIALGDKQKEAQDAGADIVGGEDLVKEIAEGRMDFDAVIATPDIMKSAGRLGKVLGPRGLMPSAKANTVTFDVAGAVKEIKAGRIEFRVDKTAITHNAVGRASFPVENLDNNVKALFRAIIKARPAAVKGTYVKTVTLATTMGVGISIDPVQAQKDVAAAE
- the rplK gene encoding 50S ribosomal protein L11; translation: MAKKVIGELKLQLPAGKATPAPPVGPALGQRGINIMEFVKAFNAKTADKVGMIIPVVITVYADRSFSFILKTPPASILIKKAAGKEKGSAVPNKDKVGKITKKQVQEIAALKMPDLNANDIEAAMQMIEGTARSMGIEVVG
- a CDS encoding transcription termination/antitermination protein NusG; amino-acid sequence: MSEIFGNTQERSWYIVQTYSGYENKVKANLEQRIATMGMEDRIFRVLVPIEEKVYIKEGKTKRVRRKIFPSYVLVEMILEDQSWYVVRHTPGVTGFVGSGNHPIPLTPKEVEEIMNKLGKEAKPKIEVDFQVGDTIQVKSGPFAGQAGPVVEIDADKGKIKFSVSVFGRETTVEADYTELEKI